One Anthonomus grandis grandis chromosome 15, icAntGran1.3, whole genome shotgun sequence DNA segment encodes these proteins:
- the LOC126745375 gene encoding uncharacterized protein LOC126745375, whose translation MPRVRVPSFALLTVYWISSIGVVGGQFFGGSTAEQLQQQFPPLDRSLNQLSPQQQGQILSDVQQHQHRFGLHQRGNAGVQQPQLFNRNQQLLAQSGLFGQQLQQQFVNQANQAFFTQPSNPPIFQQPINPTQQSPSQLLPTAQAQLASFSQPTNPNANFLPQLPETQKNSIVFPSAAPTVGNPLVQHHTQTSFIPNFANQATQRNNQIFNTRPTVDPIEAINEQIRQLDPEKNKQRIKELQDKKTIIEKHNQFVEKQYQKALKKAQEEHQEFVANQKEQRKKLYESLLKQSSQESGEFRFSQSAPRYIYPEEQPLFKKALNQYYREHPTTTTTTTTTTTTTTTTPKPTTQRKSIKKGSQKSSFLPTILPSTVPSSKVKSIQSLDDLNSLKRQYKSQQINKDDLLAQLKAAIGSTSQDDIPKNLSSREISLANGKKVQLIEDVDPKLIPQGKEEEITLPNGDKVIAVRADPNLLSRPSKPAGKGDEITLPNGQKVQVIKTTKEGKELNGLGSGEEITLPDGQKAEIFKTSSSSAVPSFKTQEITLPNGQKVEVIRTTDPKLVPGGVPLEPGSDLEKLVLAKTTTVKPPKAILEELTKNVGSDYELLKTGAGGSLENIKTPNTLSNQKKVTFVLLEEQSDGTLKVQGIKGNGKDKPDVDVDSILKKIKAGEIKLPSTTTTTTTPSPTKVTTRATTVSFATTEGRGSSVSSSKPISVTVTPNSFATNDDIQLTPTAKALSSASLPHLSTNIGSQFLSSPLPSSAAYSSTASDAYVSGSRSTTPNSIFEDSSLKSTRISFSPQDQTKQASQITTNNQNLISEPSSTLSPPFSSEKPKEYVVKSRHEKFSAESNELPELTTVLKSNGLYAMARFLKQSGLDTVLNDTGPYTVFAPTDKAFRTLLVQLGGPERAEEKFKENPRLLSGLLLHHVIPGAFTISDLQDEMTGVSLAGTQLRVNQYNMHDNEWNDVKVTTINGARVIEEQQDIPIPQGITHSVDRVMFPLPVGDLVQTMQADRERRFTSFLRAVFASGLAELLQGPKSLTLFAPTDKAFAGLSPEDLSKTVTDPALAKELVLRHLIHGALYTNGMRYYQVKDSMQNDAQITISKQSGKIKVNNQHLVTPNIPATNGVIHAIDALL comes from the exons caatttcctCCACTAGACCGTAGCCTAAACCAGCTCTCACCTCAGCAACAAGGCCAAATTCTCAGCGACGTCCAGCAACATCAACACCGATTCGGTTTACACCAACGTGGAAACGCAGGTGTGCAACAACCTCAACTCTTTAACAGAAATCAGCAGTTGCTAGCCCAGAGTGGCCTGTTCGGTCAGCAATTGCAACAGCAGTTTGTAAATCAAGCAAATCAG gcTTTCTTTACCCAACCGAGTAATCCACCAATATTCCAACAACCTATCAATCCAACTCAACAAAGCCCTAGTCAGTTATTACCAACCGCACAGGCTCAGCTAGCCAGTTTTTCACAGCCCACCAATCCGAACGCTAATTTCTTACCGCAATTGCcagaaacccaaaaaaattcaatagtgTTCCCTTCAGCAGCACCCACCGTTGGAAAT CCATTGGTTCAGCATCATACGCAAACCAGTTTTATACCAAATTTTGCCAATCAGGCCACTCAGAGAAATAATCAGATTTTTAACACCAGGCCTACCGTTGATCCGATTGAAGCTATCAATGAACAAATAAGGCAATTAGATCCAGAAAAGAATAAACAAAGAATCAAA gagCTTCAAGACAAGAAAACGATCATAGAAAAACATAACCAGTTTGTGGAGAAACAGTATCAAAAGGCACTAAAGAAAGCTCAAGAAGAACACCAGGAGTTTGTAGCCAATCAGAAGGAGCAACGGAAGAAGCTGTACGAAAGCCTATTGAAACAATCTAGCCAAGAATCAGGAGAATTTAGATTTTCTCAGTCTGCGCCAAG atatataTATCCTGAGGAGCAGCCACTATTTAAGAAAGCGTTAAATCAATACTATAGAGAACACCCGACCACTACCACTACGACCACAACCACGACCACGACAACCACAACTACCCCTAAGCCAACTACGCAGAGGAAATCCATAAAGAAGGGTAGTCAAAAAAGCTCTTTCTTGCCTACCATTTTACCCAGTACTGTACCATCATCCAAG GTGAAGTCAATTCAGTCTCTGGATGACCTTAATAGTCTAAAACGCCAATATAAAAGTCAGCAAATCAACAAGGATGACCTGCTTGCCCAGCTTAAAGCAGCTATCGGTTCTACCTCACAAGACGATATTCCTAAGAACCTCTCCTCGAGAGAAATTTCATTAGCTAATGGTAAAAAGGTGCAACTCATTGAAGATGTCGATCCGAAGCTAATACCCCAGGGAAAAGAGGAAGAAATCACTCTTCCAAACGGTGATAAAGTTATCGCTGTTAGGGCTGATCCCAACTTGCTCTCTAG GCCATCAAAGCCTGCTGGAAAAGGAGACGAAATTACCCTTCCCAACGGACAAAAAGTTCAAGTAATTAAAACTACAAAAGAGGGAAAAGAACTGAACGGTTTGGGTTCCGGAGAAGAAATAACTCTGCCAGATGGTCAGAAGgcagaaattttcaaaactagTTCGTCCTCAGCAGTACCATCGTTTAAAACTCAAGAAATTACTTTGCCTAATGGACAAAAAGTCGAGGTTATAAGAACAACAGACCCCAAGTTGGTTCCTGGGGGGGTTCCACTCGAACCAGGGAGTGATTTgg aaaaactgGTCTTGGCGAAAACCACGACAGTAAAACCTCCCAAAGCCATTTTAGAAgaacttacaaaaaatgttgGTTCTGATTATGAACTACTAAAAACTG GTGCTGGAGGCagcctggaaaatattaaaacaccAAACACCCTCTCCAATCAGAAAAAGGTTACCTTTGTCTTGCTGGAGGAGCAGAGCGATGGTACCCTCAAAGTCCAAGGCATTAAAGGAAATGGCAAAGATAAGCCTGACGTTGACGTGGACTCAATTCTAAAGAAAATCAAAGCTGGAGAGATTAAATTGCCTTCTACGACCACCACTACAACAACACCAAGTCCTACTAAAGTCACCACAAGGGCTACTACTGTCAGTTTTGCTACTACTGAAGGCCGAGGTAGTAGCGTTTCTAGTTCTAAGCCAATCTCAGTTACTG TAACTCCAAACTCTTTTGCAACAAATGACGACATTCAGTTAACCCCCACTGCGAAAGCCCTTAGCAGTGCATCTCTTCCCCATTTATCTACCAACATCGGAAGTCAGTTTTTAAGCAGTCCTCTGCCATCTAGTGCAGCTTACTCTTCTACCGCAAGCGATGCCTATGTTTCTGGCAGCAGAAGTACGACCCCAAATTCTATTTTTGAAGATAGCAGCCTTAAG TCAACGAGAATTAGCTTCTCGCCTCAAGACCAAACAAAACAAGCGTCCCAGATCACAACAAATAACCAAAACTTAATTTCGGAACCGAGTTCGACCCTATCGCCTCCTTTTTCTTCGGAAAAACCTAAGGAGTACGTTGTAAAGTCTCGTCACGAGAAATTTTCTGCCGAATCCAACGAGTTACCAGAGCTTACCACCGTATTAAAATCTAATG GTTTATATGCAATGGCAAGATTTTTGAAACAATCCGGCCTCGATACCGTTTTAAATGATACAGGACCCTACACAGTATTCGCACCAACTGATAAAGCTTTCAGAACATTGTTAGTACAACTCGGAGGACCAGAAAGGGCTGAAGAGAAATTTAAGGAAAACCCAAGACTACTTAGTGGA CTGCTCTTACACCACGTAATCCCAGGTGCTTTTACAATTTCCGATCTTCAAGATGAAATGACTGGCGTATCTTTGGCTGGTACCCAGTTACGCGTAAATCAGTATAACATGCATGATAATGAATGGAACGACGTTAAA GTGACAACTATTAATGGGGCAAGAGTCATAGAGGAACAGCAAGATATTCCTATTCCGCAAGGTATCACTCATTCAGTTGATAGAGTAATGTTTCCACTACCAGTAGGAGATTTGGTGCAGACCATGCAGGCTGATAGGGAGAGGAGATTTACCTCATTTTTGAGGGCGGTATTCGCGTCTGGATTGGCTGAACTACTTCAAG GTCCAAAATCTCTCACTTTATTTGCCCCAACCGATAAAGCGTTCGCAGGACTCAGTCCGGAAGATCTGTCGAAAACAGTGACAGACCCCGCTCTGGCTAAAGAGCTCGTTTTGAGACACTTGATCCATGGCGCCCTCTATACCAATGGAATGAGGTACTATCAAGTCAAAGACAGTATGCAGAATGATGCTCAAATTACTATTAGTAAACAATCCG gcaaaattaaagtaaacaatCAACATCTGGTAACACCCAATATTCCTGCAACTAATGGGGTCATTCACGCAATAGACGCCCTGTTATGA